The following proteins are encoded in a genomic region of Pseudanabaena galeata CCNP1313:
- a CDS encoding alpha/beta fold hydrolase, protein MTAELWHHDRVDTNGIKLHYVTEGKGALMLMLHGFPEFWYSWRHQIPEFAKDHKVVAVDLRGYNDSDKPQAQSAYVMSEFVEDIRGVIKGLGYESCILVGHDWGGAIAWSFAYAYPEIVSRLIVMNLPHPAKFAGGLKTPQQMLKSWYIAFFQIPFLPEFLIQLDDYRLIEEAFRGMAIDQSAFTDADIEQYKNAFAKRGALTGAINYYRNLPAYLCKKKVWDILKISTLMIWGEEDRALGKELTYGTEEYVQDLRIRYIPNCSHWVQQEQPQLVNQVMREFLEQE, encoded by the coding sequence ATGACCGCAGAGCTTTGGCATCACGATAGGGTTGATACGAACGGCATAAAATTGCACTACGTTACCGAGGGTAAAGGTGCGCTGATGTTGATGTTGCATGGATTTCCAGAATTCTGGTACTCTTGGCGACATCAAATCCCTGAATTTGCGAAAGATCATAAAGTTGTTGCTGTCGATCTGCGCGGTTATAACGATAGTGATAAGCCTCAAGCTCAATCTGCTTATGTGATGTCCGAGTTTGTGGAAGATATTAGAGGAGTAATCAAAGGCTTAGGCTATGAGAGTTGTATTCTGGTTGGTCATGATTGGGGAGGAGCGATCGCATGGTCTTTTGCCTATGCCTATCCTGAGATAGTGAGTCGTTTGATTGTGATGAATTTGCCGCATCCTGCTAAGTTTGCGGGAGGACTAAAGACTCCGCAGCAGATGCTGAAGAGTTGGTATATTGCGTTCTTCCAAATTCCGTTTCTGCCTGAGTTCTTGATTCAGTTAGATGACTATCGGCTCATTGAAGAGGCTTTTCGAGGAATGGCGATCGATCAGAGTGCTTTTACGGATGCGGATATTGAGCAGTATAAAAATGCTTTTGCTAAGCGTGGTGCTTTGACAGGTGCGATTAATTACTATCGTAATCTACCTGCCTATCTATGTAAGAAGAAAGTGTGGGATATTCTCAAAATTTCGACTTTGATGATTTGGGGTGAGGAGGATCGGGCTTTGGGTAAGGAATTAACCTATGGGACGGAGGAATATGTGCAGGATTTGCGGATTCGCTATATTCCTAATTGCAGTCATTGGGTGCAACAAGAGCAACCGCAGTTGGTTAATCAAGTGATGCGCGAGTTTTTGGAGCAGGAGTGA
- a CDS encoding PIN domain-containing protein translates to MSLKSPIEFHCAEVRAYLQGEGMPIGGNDLLIASPLKKYSKA, encoded by the coding sequence TTGTCACTTAAGTCACCAATTGAGTTTCATTGTGCTGAGGTTCGGGCATATTTGCAAGGAGAGGGAATGCCGATTGGTGGGAATGATTTGTTGATTGCCTCACCCCTCAAAAAATATTCAAAGGCATAG
- a CDS encoding glycosyltransferase: MTHFGIIAPSTTGHLNPMLPIGQELQKRGHVVTFLGLLDVQAAVLAAGLGFQAIGVTELPLGTNKRLFTELGKLKGLAALKYTVNFVKNEAVLMLRDVPKHIQELQIQALLVDQVSSYGGTIADFMNLPFVTICNAVTLNREPSIPPFNTNWAYNPNWLGILRNKLGYQLLNSATKTITEAINQFRQQHNLPLHTHPNQRYSQLAQISQAPTAFEFPRKELPPHFHFTGPYQSAQSRPAISFPFERLTGQPLIYASMGTLQNKLLNVFVDIAEACADLDVQLVMSLGGASKPEDLPVLKGNPLVVEYAPQLEIIPKAALMITHAGMNTAMECLTNGVPMVAIPVANDQPGVATRIVWNGCGEMIPVKKLNAAVLKNVIQRVLTNPEYKENAVRLQKAIAASGGVNQVANIIEQAIATGKPVVSNKN; the protein is encoded by the coding sequence ATGACACATTTTGGGATTATTGCTCCAAGTACAACAGGACATCTCAACCCAATGTTGCCTATCGGGCAAGAATTACAAAAGCGTGGGCATGTTGTTACTTTTTTAGGGCTATTGGATGTGCAAGCGGCAGTCTTGGCAGCAGGGCTAGGATTTCAGGCGATCGGTGTAACAGAACTTCCTCTGGGAACAAATAAAAGGCTGTTTACAGAACTTGGAAAACTGAAAGGATTGGCTGCTCTAAAGTACACCGTTAACTTTGTTAAAAATGAAGCAGTTTTGATGTTAAGAGATGTGCCTAAGCATATTCAAGAATTGCAGATACAAGCATTGCTGGTTGACCAAGTTTCTTCCTATGGTGGTACGATCGCTGATTTTATGAATCTTCCCTTTGTCACCATATGTAATGCAGTAACTCTAAATAGAGAACCTTCTATTCCTCCTTTTAATACTAACTGGGCTTACAATCCTAATTGGTTAGGCATTTTACGTAATAAATTGGGCTATCAGCTTCTTAATAGTGCCACAAAAACAATTACCGAAGCAATCAATCAATTTCGACAACAGCATAATCTGCCACTCCACACTCACCCTAATCAGCGCTATTCCCAACTTGCTCAGATTAGCCAAGCTCCTACTGCATTTGAGTTTCCTCGCAAAGAACTACCGCCCCACTTCCACTTTACAGGACCTTATCAATCTGCCCAGAGCCGTCCAGCGATTAGTTTTCCCTTTGAACGACTAACGGGACAACCCTTGATTTATGCCTCTATGGGAACTTTGCAAAACAAACTCTTAAACGTATTTGTTGATATTGCAGAAGCCTGTGCAGATTTGGATGTGCAGTTGGTAATGTCTTTGGGTGGTGCTTCCAAGCCAGAGGATCTGCCTGTACTCAAGGGAAATCCTTTGGTTGTAGAATATGCTCCCCAATTAGAAATTATTCCTAAAGCTGCTTTGATGATTACCCATGCGGGTATGAATACAGCGATGGAATGCTTGACTAATGGTGTACCAATGGTGGCGATTCCTGTAGCAAATGATCAGCCAGGGGTAGCGACAAGAATTGTTTGGAACGGCTGTGGTGAAATGATTCCTGTTAAGAAATTGAATGCAGCAGTTTTAAAAAATGTAATTCAGAGGGTATTAACTAATCCTGAGTACAAAGAGAATGCGGTAAGGTTGCAAAAAGCTATTGCTGCTTCTGGTGGTGTCAACCAAGTTGCTAACATTATTGAGCAGGCAATCGCCACAGGCAAACCTGTTGTCTCTAACAAGAATTAA
- a CDS encoding DUF7219 family protein, whose product MSTATKVMFPHSHYYGKVTPENLMFNSNLQYFSHRVSIICALETGGKISFQEAYTQIAELWWKLDKSKQYLAI is encoded by the coding sequence ATGTCTACTGCAACCAAAGTTATGTTTCCTCATTCTCACTACTACGGTAAAGTTACGCCAGAGAACTTGATGTTTAACTCTAACTTGCAATATTTTTCGCATCGGGTCAGTATCATTTGTGCCTTAGAAACAGGCGGTAAAATCTCATTCCAAGAAGCCTATACACAGATTGCAGAGCTATGGTGGAAATTAGACAAATCTAAGCAATATCTGGCAATTTAA
- a CDS encoding NACHT domain-containing protein, which produces MSRLSSAGVEKVNVVIKNSGRNKTDRYWTKKALVSQETWNRFRTGKIKISFANFVACCKALDLDPNELKEQTFEQPNLSFLGRARAIESLNALAKATRVIVIHGVGGQGKTTLAQKYLQELESNGYQVIELYMPIDVTNIPSAKSVLDEWFNRDFHEMSSSQFTVTLDRLRRILKEQKIAILVDNIESLLDENGKVIPEHSQYLDLFSVLSDHATQSITIVTSRCRLLESRLRSVYNYAIPPLSQSDWQDYFTYSNVLFDEKSLAEMHSKLGGNAKAMTSLCGEIYMDFDRNATNFWEQRGADILTSADLKDLVAGHLEHLKKLEPLAYGLLRRMGCYRYQSIPHIPVEALFYQLWDIPEAEHNKIIEVLKNRSLVELINGEYSLHPLVRAEAVYLLKQNEEEFTKAHNNAADFWKAKVQSLDTDKDLLMAFEPCYHYLETNDLNKIIEIFLNPDLLRDDNLHMAFYGRLSPTLVLELLDKIEDRVLLLPPEQSILILAQAKRFHGSLYFFSGDPKKAVMEFESTIKIIEQINSKQLIPLLLFCVFHAFACKLELGEFDGALVLIQPYVDNIDRYKYTDRPLVRQLFIFQAFACKLELGELDEAIVQTKPYADNIDRYKYTDHPLLRQLFTVYPQLVQSFMLAMKLEHDASVALAEETYEVIINDSLSMSDTSRACACLYLGFVCVMNKRFDQSLKIYNTALQFSRKARYRQLESKAMYGLAEAYRNIGDLTKAKECCLQAKDILIKIEPKLDLAKVLVEEALIAREMREHGCQDNFEKAIALFTELNAPKQVERVRKLMG; this is translated from the coding sequence ATGTCTAGACTGTCGAGTGCTGGGGTGGAAAAAGTCAATGTAGTCATTAAAAATAGTGGTCGTAATAAAACCGATCGCTATTGGACAAAAAAAGCGCTTGTGTCTCAAGAAACTTGGAATCGGTTTCGGACTGGCAAAATAAAGATTAGTTTTGCTAACTTTGTTGCCTGCTGCAAAGCATTAGACCTCGATCCCAATGAGCTAAAAGAACAAACATTTGAACAGCCAAACCTCAGCTTTTTGGGAAGGGCTAGAGCCATAGAAAGTCTGAATGCCCTAGCAAAGGCTACCAGAGTAATTGTGATCCACGGTGTGGGCGGTCAGGGAAAGACGACTCTGGCTCAAAAATATTTGCAAGAGCTAGAAAGCAATGGGTATCAGGTTATTGAGCTATATATGCCCATTGATGTTACCAATATTCCTTCAGCTAAAAGCGTTTTAGACGAGTGGTTTAATCGAGACTTTCATGAAATGTCTTCCTCACAGTTTACAGTTACCTTAGACAGACTGCGGCGGATACTCAAGGAGCAGAAGATCGCTATTTTAGTTGACAATATCGAGAGCTTGCTGGATGAAAATGGGAAGGTCATCCCAGAGCACTCTCAATATTTAGATCTATTTAGCGTGCTATCCGATCACGCCACCCAATCCATTACGATTGTGACCAGTCGATGCCGTTTGTTAGAGTCTAGATTACGCAGTGTTTATAACTATGCGATTCCGCCATTAAGTCAGTCCGATTGGCAAGATTACTTCACCTATAGCAATGTGCTTTTTGATGAGAAGTCATTGGCAGAAATGCATAGTAAACTAGGAGGAAATGCTAAAGCGATGACTAGTCTATGTGGCGAAATCTATATGGACTTCGATCGCAATGCTACAAATTTCTGGGAACAGCGCGGTGCGGATATACTAACTTCAGCCGATTTAAAGGATCTGGTCGCTGGACATTTAGAACATCTGAAAAAGCTGGAGCCATTAGCCTATGGCTTGCTAAGGCGGATGGGTTGTTATCGTTATCAGAGTATTCCCCATATTCCTGTTGAGGCGCTGTTCTATCAGTTATGGGATATCCCTGAAGCAGAGCATAACAAAATTATTGAAGTTCTCAAAAATCGGTCTTTAGTGGAGTTAATAAATGGAGAATATTCACTACATCCACTTGTGCGTGCAGAAGCGGTGTATCTTCTCAAGCAAAATGAAGAAGAGTTTACCAAGGCTCATAATAACGCTGCTGATTTTTGGAAAGCCAAAGTTCAGTCTTTAGATACTGACAAAGATCTCCTTATGGCGTTTGAGCCATGCTATCACTACTTAGAAACTAACGATCTCAATAAAATTATAGAAATATTCTTGAACCCAGATCTCCTCAGAGACGACAATCTTCACATGGCTTTTTATGGAAGACTTTCGCCAACTTTGGTGCTGGAGTTATTAGATAAAATAGAAGACAGAGTATTACTTTTACCTCCAGAACAAAGTATTCTAATTTTAGCCCAAGCAAAAAGGTTTCACGGAAGCTTATACTTCTTCTCAGGAGACCCCAAAAAAGCAGTCATGGAGTTTGAATCGACAATCAAAATTATTGAGCAAATCAACTCCAAACAATTAATACCTCTTCTGCTTTTTTGTGTTTTTCACGCTTTTGCCTGCAAGCTGGAATTGGGCGAGTTTGACGGAGCGCTTGTCCTGATTCAGCCCTATGTAGACAATATTGATCGGTACAAATATACAGATCGACCACTCGTGCGGCAATTATTCATTTTTCAAGCTTTTGCCTGCAAACTGGAATTGGGTGAGCTTGACGAAGCGATTGTACAGACTAAGCCCTATGCAGACAATATTGATCGGTACAAATATACAGATCACCCACTCTTGCGGCAATTATTCACTGTTTATCCACAATTAGTTCAATCTTTCATGCTGGCTATGAAACTTGAGCATGATGCTTCGGTAGCATTGGCTGAAGAGACTTATGAGGTTATTATAAATGACTCATTATCTATGTCTGACACTTCAAGAGCCTGTGCTTGCCTGTATCTTGGATTTGTATGCGTCATGAATAAAAGATTCGATCAATCTTTGAAAATATACAACACAGCTTTGCAATTTAGTCGTAAAGCTAGATACAGACAGCTTGAAAGCAAAGCCATGTATGGACTTGCAGAAGCCTATCGAAATATAGGAGATCTAACCAAGGCGAAGGAGTGCTGTTTGCAAGCAAAAGATATCTTGATAAAGATAGAACCAAAGTTAGATCTGGCTAAGGTATTAGTAGAAGAAGCTTTGATTGCCCGCGAGATGCGGGAGCATGGTTGTCAAGATAATTTTGAAAAGGCGATCGCACTTTTTACAGAATTAAATGCTCCCAAACAAGTAGAAAGAGTCAGAAAATTAATGGGCTAA
- a CDS encoding response regulator, with the protein MNNNDYPNDFPEFRIINSFTLEVTPTAQFDTSGSASNAAASPLNVNPESEIEPLILLAEDNEANIQTFSSYLTAINYRVILARDGEEAVATTKTSSPDIILMDIQMPKMDGLEAIRLIRNDETIAKIPIIALTALTKESAREECLKAGANAYLAKPVKLKTLNTIIQQFL; encoded by the coding sequence ATGAATAATAACGACTATCCAAATGACTTTCCAGAATTCCGAATTATTAATTCATTCACTCTAGAAGTAACCCCAACTGCTCAGTTCGACACTTCAGGCTCCGCGTCAAATGCCGCAGCATCGCCACTGAACGTAAATCCTGAAAGCGAGATCGAACCTCTCATCCTGCTCGCTGAAGACAACGAAGCAAATATCCAAACCTTCAGCTCTTATCTAACCGCAATCAATTACCGTGTTATCCTCGCCAGAGATGGAGAAGAAGCAGTTGCGACGACTAAGACTTCTTCTCCAGATATCATCCTCATGGATATTCAAATGCCGAAAATGGATGGTCTAGAAGCGATCAGGCTGATTCGTAATGACGAAACAATTGCCAAAATTCCGATTATTGCCTTAACTGCTTTGACAAAGGAAAGCGCTCGCGAAGAATGTCTAAAGGCGGGAGCAAATGCATATCTGGCTAAACCAGTTAAGTTAAAAACTCTCAATACCATAATTCAGCAATTTTTATAG